The DNA window GCCGAATTGATGGCGTTTGAAGCTGGGATTGGGGATACCGGAGCGGTTGTTGAAGAAGTTGTTCGCCTCAATGAAGCTATGGCGTTCAAAGTCGTAGGCAAGGCCATGGAGATCATTGGCGCCGGACTTGGTGATGACGTTCACCACGCCGCCTGAAGTGCGGCCAAACTCCGCGTCATAGCTGTTGGTTTGGACCTTAAACTCCTGGACGGAGTCGACCGGGGGATTGATGACGGCACGATTGACGTCTGCGGTTGTATTGGGTACGCCGTCGAGCAGGAGCTCCTGGGAGCCGGAGCGGCCACCGCCGACATTGAAGTCGCTCTTGAAGAAGTTACGGCCGGTCTCCTGTCCGCCGCCACTGCCGAAGTTGGCGCCGAAGGTGACGCCCGGGGTGAGACCGACGAGGGCCAACGGATCGCGGACGTTCAGCGGAAGATTCTCAATTTCGCGCGTGGTGACGACGGCGCCGACCGTTGCGGTTTGAGTCTGGAGAGATTCGGCACTCTCGGTGACGACGATCTTTTCGCTCGCCTCGCCCAATTGGAGGGTGACGTCCAGATTCAGGATGTCTGCAACCTGTACAGTAATCGGTCCCTGCTCAAAGGTTTTGAAGCCGGTGACGGTTGAGCTTGCCATATAACGGGCGGCGGGGATGGAGAGGAAACGGTAGATGCCGTCCTCATTGGAAGTGGCGGTGAAAATCACTCCGGTGGCGAGATTCCTCAGTGTGATCTTGGCATTCGGGACAGCGCCACCTGCAGTGTCTCGAATGACACCTGTGACCTGGGCCTGTGCTTGTGCGGCCAGGGGCCGGGTGGTGGCGGTCACAAAGATGGTGGCTAAAAGATTGTGCTCCAGCAGAGAGCGAGCAATCGCAGTACGTTCATGGTTACCCTGATACTCCTTGGCCGAGCATCATATGCCCACCTGGGTGACGAAAGAGTTAAAATGGAGTGGTTTAACGGTTAAAAGCTTTAAGATTGTGTGAGTTAGCAATTGTGGCCGTAACTTCGAAAGACGCAGTGACACGCCGTTTCGCCCCAATTTTGGTGCAGCAGGAGCTTGCTCGGATCCTCGAAAGCCGTTTGTTCCGAGAGAGTCATCAGCTGCGCAGTCTTCTTAGTTTTGTGGTGGAAGAGACTCTCGCCGGCCGGGAAGAAGGTCTGAAGGAATATGCCTTAGGGCTCGGAGTTTTCCATCGTCCGGCGACTTATGATCCGAGGTCGGACTCGATTGTCCGGGTACAAGCGAGTTCCCTGCGGAAGAAATTGAGCCTGTTCTATCGCGACGAGGGAGTGCGCGGCGAGCTTCGAATCGAGTTGCCCCGGGGCGGGTATGTGCCCGCTTTTGTTTCTGCGGTGGAGCCGGTAGAACCCAGCGTATCTCGCCGGAATTTCTTGCCGCTGCTGACGGCGGCGGGAGGCTTTGCCCTGGGCGGGGGAGTGGCCAGTTGGCTGTTTGCCCGGAATCAGGCTGAGGCTTCAATGGAGTGCGCCGAGTTATGGGGCGCTTTTCTCGTCCCGGGCCGGCAGACGATTGTGAGCTATGGCGTGCCCCTCTTTTTTAATGCGGGGGATGGCATTTATTTTCGCGACGTCCTGGTCAATCAGCCGACCGAGCAATCGAAGGGGCGGATTGCGGCGATCGCGCGGAAATCCGGGCTCGATCTGGTGCCGCAGGAGGACGTATATCTGGGGGTAGGTGAGGCCACCGGGGTACAAGCCGTCAGCCAATATCTCTTTGAACACCAGGTGAAGACTACGGTGGCCAACTCGCACTATCTGGGGATGTCTGAGCTGGTGGGAAAGAACCTTGTCATTATCTCTTCCACTCGATTCCAGACTTTGTTTTCAGAGCACAAGCTGCCGACGAAGTTTGAGTTTGATTTTGAAGCTGCGGGCAGTTTTAAGAATCTCGATCCCCGTCCTGGGGAGCCTCTCCGTTATAGCGGAGGCGGGGGTGGTGTCGATACCTCCCATGCACTGCTCACAGTCTGGCCGGGGCAGGACCGCGAGACGAAGATTCTGTCTCTTTCGGGCACCCATACCTGGTCGACTTTGGGCG is part of the Bryobacter aggregatus MPL3 genome and encodes:
- a CDS encoding TonB-dependent receptor; this translates as MTATTRPLAAQAQAQVTGVIRDTAGGAVPNAKITLRNLATGVIFTATSNEDGIYRFLSIPAARYMASSTVTGFKTFEQGPITVQVADILNLDVTLQLGEASEKIVVTESAESLQTQTATVGAVVTTREIENLPLNVRDPLALVGLTPGVTFGANFGSGGGQETGRNFFKSDFNVGGGRSGSQELLLDGVPNTTADVNRAVINPPVDSVQEFKVQTNSYDAEFGRTSGGVVNVITKSGANDLHGLAYDFERHSFIEANNFFNNRSGIPNPSFKRHQFGGNVSGPIIKNKTFFFADYEGLRQGFPITFISTVPTALQRAGNFSQTVAANGSPITVYDPNTLTTLANGTRQRSPFPGNIVPSDRQDPVAKKIASFYPLQNLPGDSVTGQNNYVRSAGSTINTDKWDARADQNFGENTRLFGRYSQQKDVRLVPGPLAGVIGGGRSTTDTYHQAVTDFTRVLTPNLILTAQFGFSRALAAQFGLSRGFDIASLGTC